In Spirosoma aureum, a single genomic region encodes these proteins:
- a CDS encoding DinB family protein, which yields MENTAQLSQTMDQIVILPEQLLAHWQGHRGLTRRLIEAYPDEHFFSYALGGMRPCSALIDEVLQMADQSMQGVISGEWPSFGDGAETPPKATTKEKVLAQWDRVTEKINAYWPQIPLSRFQEVDKAFGLYEGPIYWFLFYLIDNEIHHRGQAYVYLRTLGVEPPAFWDRPQV from the coding sequence ATGGAAAACACAGCGCAACTTAGCCAAACGATGGATCAGATCGTCATCTTACCCGAGCAACTTCTTGCCCATTGGCAGGGACACCGGGGACTCACCCGCCGGTTGATTGAAGCCTACCCCGACGAGCACTTTTTTTCGTATGCTCTGGGCGGCATGCGACCTTGTTCGGCGCTGATTGATGAAGTACTGCAGATGGCCGACCAGAGCATGCAGGGCGTTATTTCAGGCGAGTGGCCTTCATTTGGGGATGGTGCGGAGACCCCACCCAAAGCTACGACAAAAGAGAAGGTCCTAGCGCAGTGGGATCGGGTGACTGAAAAGATTAATGCCTATTGGCCACAGATTCCACTCTCGCGTTTCCAAGAGGTCGACAAGGCTTTTGGTCTGTATGAAGGACCTATCTACTGGTTTCTTTTCTACCTGATCGATAATGAAATTCATCACCGGGGTCAGGCTTATGTCTACCTACGCACCCTGGGCGTAGAACCGCCCGCTTTCTGGGATCGCCCCCAGGTATAG
- a CDS encoding MSMEG_0572/Sll0783 family nitrogen starvation response protein, whose translation MPNVDIAQHKTGDFFVDYEEKVFEDVKAEPGQKALVTFHTVAFEGSIGLVNILTATRLLRKGFETSILLYGPGVLLGVQRGFPKIGDEAFPGHMAYSDRLLKFIAEGGKIYACRFALQALYGMGEPNLLPGIIPISPLDVLDIQLLHRKESAFIFDTWTL comes from the coding sequence ATGCCCAATGTTGATATTGCCCAACATAAGACAGGAGATTTCTTTGTCGACTATGAAGAAAAGGTGTTTGAGGATGTGAAGGCCGAGCCCGGTCAAAAGGCGCTGGTAACTTTCCACACCGTCGCTTTTGAAGGATCTATTGGTCTGGTTAACATTCTGACGGCCACTCGTCTGCTCCGTAAAGGCTTCGAAACGTCTATTCTTTTGTATGGTCCTGGCGTTCTGCTGGGTGTACAACGGGGGTTTCCGAAAATTGGCGATGAAGCGTTTCCCGGTCATATGGCTTACTCCGACAGGCTACTAAAATTCATTGCTGAGGGTGGGAAAATATACGCCTGTCGTTTTGCTCTACAAGCACTATATGGCATGGGTGAGCCGAACTTACTGCCAGGAATTATCCCCATTAGCCCGCTTGACGTGCTTGACATTCAACTTCTGCACCGCAAAGAAAGCGCATTCATTTTCGACACCTGGACATTATAA
- a CDS encoding Nit6803 family nitrilase → MAFKSVIKAAAAQLKPVLNDSVATTEKICDMIRASASQGADIIVFPETCVPNYPYFSFILPPVLQGPEHLALYNEAVVIPGPITALVASAAKECGIVVVLGVNERDYGTLYNTQLVFDTDGQLVLKRRKITPTYHERMIWGQGDGSGLKAVDTTIARIGVLACWEHYNPLARYALMADHEEIHCSQFPGSLVGPIFADQMEVTMRHHALESGCFVINATGWLDDGQIKSITSDDKLQKALRGGCNTMIISPEGKHLATPLTEGEGILYADLDMKLIDKRKRMMDSVGHYSRPELLSLVIDKTAYRHIDVSDKSIVIKENIDQL, encoded by the coding sequence ATGGCCTTTAAGTCTGTTATCAAAGCTGCGGCTGCTCAATTGAAACCGGTATTGAATGATAGCGTTGCCACCACTGAAAAAATTTGTGACATGATTCGCGCAAGCGCTTCTCAGGGGGCTGATATCATTGTGTTTCCTGAAACATGCGTACCGAATTATCCGTACTTTTCATTCATCCTCCCGCCTGTTCTACAGGGGCCCGAGCATCTGGCCTTATATAACGAAGCAGTTGTCATACCTGGGCCCATTACGGCACTTGTTGCCTCTGCAGCAAAAGAATGTGGAATCGTCGTCGTATTAGGCGTGAATGAGCGGGACTATGGTACGTTGTACAATACCCAGCTTGTTTTTGATACGGATGGCCAGCTTGTGCTCAAACGTCGAAAGATCACGCCCACCTATCATGAACGAATGATTTGGGGGCAAGGCGATGGCAGTGGGCTGAAAGCAGTTGATACGACGATTGCCCGAATCGGGGTGCTGGCCTGCTGGGAGCATTACAATCCGCTGGCCCGGTATGCCCTGATGGCCGATCATGAAGAGATTCACTGTAGTCAGTTTCCTGGCTCGCTCGTGGGGCCAATCTTCGCCGACCAAATGGAGGTTACCATGCGCCATCATGCTCTGGAGAGTGGCTGTTTTGTCATCAATGCAACGGGCTGGCTGGACGACGGGCAGATTAAATCAATTACATCGGATGATAAGTTGCAAAAAGCACTCCGAGGGGGCTGCAATACCATGATTATTTCACCGGAGGGGAAGCATCTGGCAACTCCGCTAACCGAGGGTGAAGGTATTCTGTATGCAGACCTCGATATGAAGCTGATTGATAAACGCAAGCGGATGATGGACTCGGTTGGTCATTATTCCCGACCTGAGTTACTGTCTTTGGTAATCGACAAAACAGCTTACAGACATATTGACGTCAGTGATAAGAGCATTGTCATCAAGGAAAACATTGACCAGCTATGA
- a CDS encoding MSMEG_0568 family radical SAM protein, whose amino-acid sequence MNIPELLTELQAYGLRLDGFSDKGGRKGGAGPTDHKAVRLGDTTIMVPVHNAASLRSPYSAEEPNLLGVSKLFKNETFVGMIVFPKQPKFYSYTTSDGVPFWKIAQLHSHNVLATTVLQNCVRYGDKSTSCQFCAIGESLKQKRTISYKRPFQLAEVARAAVEFDGIEQFVLTTGTPSTPDRGAKVLCESVRAIKASVDIPIQVQCEPPADFIWFERLKEAGADALGMHLEAVEEDVRQRIMPGKAEVSVSYYMDAFKAAVAVFGRGQVSTYLLAGLGDSEEALISISRELVDIGVYPFVVPFVPVSGTPLENHPAPDHAFMQRVLSEVGSLIAEGEITSTKMKAGCAKCGACSTLKSFEKMAKTMALA is encoded by the coding sequence ATGAACATTCCAGAGTTATTGACTGAACTGCAGGCGTATGGGTTACGGTTGGATGGATTCTCCGACAAGGGTGGTCGAAAAGGGGGAGCGGGCCCAACCGATCATAAAGCGGTTCGGCTGGGAGACACCACGATTATGGTACCCGTCCATAATGCAGCTTCTTTACGATCGCCTTATTCAGCCGAAGAACCGAATTTATTGGGCGTTTCGAAACTATTCAAAAACGAAACGTTCGTTGGGATGATCGTATTTCCCAAACAGCCTAAGTTCTATTCGTACACTACGTCCGACGGCGTTCCGTTCTGGAAAATAGCGCAACTTCATAGCCATAACGTACTGGCTACAACTGTTCTCCAGAATTGTGTGCGCTACGGTGACAAAAGCACCTCCTGTCAGTTTTGCGCTATTGGCGAGTCGTTAAAACAGAAACGGACCATTTCCTACAAGCGTCCGTTTCAGCTGGCCGAAGTGGCCAGGGCGGCTGTCGAGTTCGATGGTATTGAGCAATTTGTCTTAACCACAGGTACACCCTCAACACCCGACCGGGGAGCTAAAGTGCTTTGTGAAAGCGTTCGAGCCATTAAGGCAAGCGTTGATATTCCGATTCAGGTACAATGTGAACCGCCCGCCGATTTCATCTGGTTCGAACGGCTGAAAGAGGCCGGTGCCGACGCACTGGGGATGCATCTGGAAGCAGTGGAAGAAGATGTTCGTCAACGGATCATGCCGGGTAAAGCTGAGGTTTCTGTCAGCTACTACATGGATGCCTTCAAAGCAGCGGTAGCCGTGTTTGGCAGAGGTCAGGTTTCGACCTATCTGCTGGCAGGACTGGGCGATTCCGAAGAAGCGCTAATTAGTATAAGCCGTGAGCTGGTCGATATTGGGGTTTATCCGTTTGTAGTACCGTTTGTTCCCGTAAGTGGAACACCATTGGAAAACCACCCAGCCCCAGACCACGCCTTCATGCAACGAGTCCTCTCCGAGGTAGGTAGCCTCATTGCCGAAGGGGAGATTACTTCGACAAAAATGAAAGCGGGTTGTGCCAAATGTGGGGCGTGTTCGACCCTGAAATCGTTTGAGAAAATGGCCAAAACGATGGCTCTGGCATAA
- a CDS encoding MSMEG_0567/Sll0786 family nitrogen starvation N-acetyltransferase, whose translation MIIEKPIAYRASHITFDFARDAWQINQYWNLRRQIFCNEQRIFDASDRDSIDERALPIIAESSYSGQLDEVVGIVRIDERSPGVWWGGRLGVAKPYRKLSRFQTSGLFNDQHPIYPFTQTIGGSLIFKAVSTALSLGCREFYAYVQEQNVTFFNRMHWQSGEPKYVFGKLHYHMKCQLEFYTPSQKSLHQLQLR comes from the coding sequence ATGATTATTGAGAAACCGATCGCGTACAGAGCAAGTCATATAACGTTTGATTTTGCCCGAGATGCCTGGCAAATCAACCAATACTGGAACTTGCGACGACAGATTTTTTGCAACGAGCAACGCATTTTTGACGCATCGGACCGCGACTCAATCGATGAAAGGGCGTTGCCAATCATTGCCGAAAGCAGTTATTCGGGTCAGTTGGATGAGGTTGTTGGCATTGTCCGCATCGATGAACGCAGCCCAGGTGTTTGGTGGGGCGGCCGACTAGGGGTGGCAAAACCGTATCGAAAGCTATCCCGGTTTCAGACCTCGGGCCTATTCAACGATCAGCACCCGATTTATCCGTTTACCCAGACCATAGGCGGATCGCTGATTTTCAAGGCTGTATCGACAGCACTTTCGCTAGGTTGCCGGGAATTTTATGCCTACGTGCAGGAGCAGAACGTAACGTTTTTTAACCGGATGCACTGGCAATCCGGTGAGCCAAAGTACGTTTTCGGGAAACTGCATTACCACATGAAATGTCAGCTCGAATTCTATACCCCTTCGCAAAAATCATTGCACCAATTGCAATTGCGCTGA
- a CDS encoding MSMEG_0569 family flavin-dependent oxidoreductase, with amino-acid sequence MKNQYEVIVIGAGQAGLSMSYLLKQKGIDHVVFEKKRISDSWRNYRWDTFCLVTPNWQCNLPGYSYSGNDPYGFMVKDEIVEFLEGYAASFDPPVKEGVEVLAVSREPLTDSFTVLTNEGIYTASQVVVCIGNFHSAPLPKLAEKFPTYITHVHSAHYKNPESLPAGDVLVVGTGQSGAQIAEDLHLAGRNVHLCVGKAPRCARLYRGKDVVEWLDMMKYYDIPVDKHPEGENVRDKTNHYVTGRDGGREIDLRKFALEGMKLYGVLNDVSDSELVFAPNLKEHLDYADKVSENIKKRIDQYILDNQIEAATEPTYVPVWAPASEVTSVLLENTNITSVVWCIGFGMDYSWLKLPVLNERGHPVHQRGVTEVDGLYFLGLTWQNTWGSARFSGVGKDAEYLLESIEKNLPATVSALDSTDA; translated from the coding sequence ATGAAAAACCAATATGAGGTAATCGTCATTGGAGCGGGACAGGCTGGCCTCTCCATGAGCTACTTACTCAAACAGAAAGGGATTGACCATGTCGTGTTCGAGAAGAAACGAATCTCCGACTCCTGGAGAAATTACCGCTGGGACACGTTCTGTTTAGTCACGCCCAACTGGCAATGTAATCTGCCCGGCTATTCGTACTCTGGTAATGATCCCTATGGGTTTATGGTCAAAGACGAAATTGTGGAATTTCTGGAAGGTTATGCTGCCAGTTTTGATCCACCGGTAAAAGAGGGTGTTGAGGTGCTGGCCGTTTCCAGGGAACCACTGACCGATTCATTCACCGTTCTGACCAATGAAGGCATCTATACCGCCAGTCAGGTGGTTGTCTGCATTGGTAATTTTCACTCGGCTCCCTTACCTAAATTGGCCGAAAAATTTCCGACGTATATAACACACGTTCACTCTGCCCATTACAAAAATCCAGAAAGCTTGCCTGCGGGCGACGTGCTGGTCGTGGGCACCGGGCAGTCGGGAGCGCAAATCGCTGAAGATCTTCATCTGGCAGGGCGTAATGTACACTTGTGCGTGGGTAAAGCGCCCCGGTGTGCACGGCTGTATCGGGGAAAAGATGTTGTCGAATGGCTTGATATGATGAAGTACTATGATATCCCCGTCGACAAACATCCGGAAGGTGAGAACGTACGCGATAAAACCAATCACTACGTAACCGGGCGCGATGGCGGACGCGAAATAGACCTGCGCAAGTTCGCCCTTGAAGGCATGAAACTGTATGGGGTGCTTAATGACGTAAGCGATTCAGAACTGGTTTTTGCTCCTAATCTAAAAGAACACCTTGACTATGCCGACAAAGTATCGGAAAACATCAAAAAACGAATCGACCAGTACATTCTCGACAACCAGATCGAAGCGGCTACCGAACCGACCTATGTTCCGGTTTGGGCGCCCGCCAGCGAAGTGACCTCTGTACTACTTGAAAATACCAATATCACCTCTGTAGTCTGGTGCATTGGTTTTGGTATGGATTATTCCTGGCTTAAACTACCGGTACTCAACGAACGGGGACATCCTGTTCATCAACGGGGAGTTACGGAAGTAGATGGATTGTATTTCCTGGGCCTTACCTGGCAAAATACCTGGGGCTCAGCCCGTTTCTCGGGGGTGGGCAAAGACGCCGAGTATTTACTGGAAAGTATCGAGAAAAACCTGCCAGCGACCGTTTCGGCACTGGATTCAACGGATGCGTAA
- a CDS encoding sll0787 family AIR synthase-like protein produces MLQNILAHVLAQRSVSDKLTIDQTYSTLGDYVTYQDPFDQQSHQIFLGDDCAVIPDGHGDHLLFSSEGIITSFLEAAPWFAGYSSIMVNISDICSMGGLPMAVTDVIWLRDRDQGTLIWEGMMAASAAYGVPIVGGHTCYHTESRHLAVSILGKAKKLLESKAARQSETLLMAVDMDGSYYQNYPFWNASTTADPVHLRANLSLMYELANRGLSAAAKDISMGGIIGTLAMFVKASGVGAELHLEQIPKPDGVDWEKWLISFPSFGYLFTCKPGTENACIDLFKSHHIQCNTIGNITENQNIIVYLDKEKSLINLNQ; encoded by the coding sequence ATGCTGCAAAACATATTGGCGCATGTGCTTGCTCAACGTTCGGTAAGCGATAAACTTACGATTGATCAGACGTATTCAACCCTTGGCGATTATGTTACTTACCAGGACCCATTTGATCAGCAGTCGCACCAGATTTTCCTCGGCGACGATTGCGCTGTAATTCCCGATGGCCACGGCGATCATCTTCTGTTTTCCTCCGAGGGAATCATTACGAGTTTTCTGGAGGCAGCTCCCTGGTTTGCGGGTTATTCATCCATTATGGTCAATATCAGCGACATCTGCTCGATGGGTGGTCTGCCCATGGCGGTAACGGATGTTATCTGGTTGAGAGACCGGGACCAGGGCACCCTAATCTGGGAGGGTATGATGGCGGCTTCGGCGGCTTACGGAGTACCGATCGTCGGCGGGCATACCTGTTACCATACCGAGAGCCGTCATCTGGCGGTTTCCATTCTTGGTAAAGCCAAAAAATTGTTGGAAAGTAAAGCCGCCCGGCAATCCGAAACCTTACTGATGGCCGTTGATATGGATGGGAGTTATTACCAGAATTATCCCTTCTGGAATGCGTCGACCACGGCTGATCCAGTTCACCTCCGGGCTAACCTGTCGCTCATGTACGAACTGGCCAATCGGGGACTTTCGGCTGCGGCCAAAGACATTAGTATGGGCGGGATCATTGGTACACTTGCTATGTTCGTGAAAGCCTCTGGCGTTGGCGCAGAATTGCATCTGGAACAGATTCCCAAGCCTGATGGTGTTGACTGGGAAAAATGGCTGATCAGTTTTCCCAGCTTTGGCTACCTGTTTACGTGTAAACCAGGTACTGAAAATGCCTGCATTGATTTGTTCAAATCACACCATATTCAATGCAATACAATCGGGAATATCACGGAAAATCAGAACATAATTGTATATTTAGACAAGGAGAAATCACTCATAAACTTAAATCAGTAA
- a CDS encoding MSMEG_0570 family nitrogen starvation response protein, which yields MPEVNVTIEWPDKQKDSIYSPSTVLLQYIKSGDSLSIQDFDERISQALQLASQRVYERYGFECTSAMGELARLKARMASINDKNQLIKIL from the coding sequence ATGCCTGAAGTGAATGTAACCATTGAATGGCCAGATAAACAGAAGGATAGTATTTATTCCCCATCGACTGTGCTCCTTCAATATATAAAATCAGGGGATTCTTTATCGATCCAGGATTTCGACGAACGAATCTCACAGGCCTTACAACTGGCTAGCCAGCGCGTTTATGAACGTTATGGGTTCGAGTGCACCTCGGCAATGGGCGAGTTAGCCCGATTAAAAGCACGAATGGCATCGATCAATGATAAAAATCAGCTGATAAAAATTCTTTAA
- a CDS encoding helix-turn-helix domain-containing protein: MTNKDIPIYTIDTLSLSKQKDIQISRFAPYLAVHKNLHLAHKHDFYHLILFLEGGGTHDIDFHTFPVRPYQIYFMIPGQVHSWSFEGHVDGYVINFSGSFFHSFMVRSDFLSQFVFFNGIVNDSVVDIPEAIQSKVKQYFDDLLNESTADSTFGLDMVRAILIQLFITINRLNDAEKSEQTSLHNYTIFKNFQKLIELNYNTLRLPKEYAGKLFITPNYLNAICRQFMGVSSGEVIRIRIVMEAKRQLVNLDLTVAEIAYKLNFEDTSYFTKFFKKQAGVTPKEFREAEIKRVKRVNSRLGSIT; the protein is encoded by the coding sequence ATGACAAATAAGGACATCCCGATATACACTATCGACACGCTATCTCTTTCTAAACAAAAGGATATACAGATCAGTCGGTTTGCTCCTTATCTGGCTGTTCATAAAAACCTGCATTTAGCTCACAAGCACGACTTTTATCACCTGATCCTGTTTTTGGAAGGTGGCGGCACGCACGATATTGATTTTCATACGTTTCCGGTACGTCCTTACCAGATTTACTTTATGATTCCAGGGCAGGTTCATAGCTGGAGTTTTGAAGGTCATGTAGATGGGTATGTCATCAATTTCTCCGGCTCCTTCTTCCATTCCTTTATGGTCCGGTCAGATTTTTTAAGCCAGTTCGTGTTTTTTAATGGCATTGTCAACGATTCAGTTGTTGATATCCCGGAGGCAATCCAATCAAAAGTAAAGCAGTATTTTGATGATCTGTTAAACGAAAGCACTGCCGATTCTACGTTCGGACTGGACATGGTTCGGGCTATTTTGATCCAATTATTCATCACGATAAACCGGCTCAATGACGCCGAAAAAAGCGAACAGACATCCCTTCACAATTATACTATTTTCAAAAATTTCCAAAAGCTTATTGAGCTTAATTACAACACGTTACGATTACCAAAAGAGTATGCCGGAAAACTCTTTATAACGCCGAACTACCTCAATGCCATTTGCCGCCAATTTATGGGTGTCTCATCTGGCGAGGTCATCCGAATCCGAATCGTCATGGAAGCCAAACGGCAACTGGTAAATCTGGATTTGACCGTGGCTGAAATCGCGTACAAGCTTAATTTTGAAGATACATCCTACTTCACCAAATTCTTTAAAAAGCAAGCAGGTGTCACACCGAAAGAATTTCGTGAAGCAGAAATTAAGCGGGTCAAACGAGTCAACAGCAGGCTTGGGTCAATCACCTGA
- a CDS encoding MCP four helix bundle domain-containing protein, with amino-acid sequence MKWSFVLQQKLKAAGLLLSLMLVILFTAISLNNALKDLDQTMASLYRDRLQPAVDLVLISESLHAKRLVLENQLMNQSTLSPAALAGQLGLYDRQIANRIRHYEKTKLTGDEAILLRSFKQNWDQGKRIEGSIQQLIATDQRTVASQLFSQRGAILFRQSVQSIHKLAQIQSDTGQSAVKEAHRMAAGGSLDATLLTAVSLLVGLVILGLLHNARVVSHELKSFHLN; translated from the coding sequence ATGAAATGGTCGTTCGTTCTTCAACAAAAACTCAAAGCCGCCGGGCTCTTGCTGAGCCTGATGCTGGTTATCTTATTCACTGCCATAAGCCTAAATAATGCCCTGAAGGACTTGGACCAAACCATGGCTTCCCTTTATAGGGACCGTTTACAGCCCGCTGTTGATTTAGTACTCATCAGTGAGAGTTTACACGCCAAGCGGCTGGTGCTGGAAAATCAGTTGATGAACCAATCAACCCTGTCACCGGCTGCCCTCGCCGGGCAACTGGGGTTGTATGACCGGCAAATTGCGAACCGGATCCGCCACTACGAAAAAACGAAATTAACTGGAGATGAGGCCATCTTGTTAAGATCCTTTAAACAAAACTGGGATCAGGGCAAACGCATTGAAGGGTCTATTCAGCAATTGATCGCCACTGATCAGCGGACAGTAGCCAGTCAACTATTCAGCCAAAGAGGGGCTATCCTGTTTAGGCAAAGCGTTCAATCGATTCATAAACTGGCTCAGATCCAGTCTGATACGGGGCAAAGTGCGGTAAAGGAGGCTCATCGGATGGCTGCTGGCGGATCGCTTGACGCGACACTGTTAACAGCCGTTTCACTCCTTGTTGGCCTGGTGATTCTGGGCCTACTCCACAACGCCAGGGTAGTGAGCCATGAATTAAAGTCATTCCATCTCAACTAA
- a CDS encoding TerB family tellurite resistance protein has product MYSPDVAMSLGSIIYALCKLDGRLHQQATKVACELLAEWPYSDLAIGALFLRDNVGEPAEEACAFGLRRMAAKRVELTKETKKRFVTILLRVARAHDGISREERAFIRHFWRELQRI; this is encoded by the coding sequence ATGTATTCTCCTGATGTAGCGATGAGTTTAGGCAGTATCATCTATGCCTTGTGTAAACTCGACGGCCGGCTCCACCAGCAAGCGACTAAAGTAGCTTGTGAGCTGCTGGCCGAATGGCCCTATAGTGATTTAGCGATTGGCGCGCTGTTCTTACGGGACAATGTGGGCGAACCCGCCGAGGAGGCCTGCGCGTTTGGCCTACGCCGGATGGCAGCCAAGCGGGTCGAGCTCACGAAGGAAACCAAAAAACGGTTTGTAACTATTCTGCTGCGTGTGGCGCGGGCACACGATGGAATTTCACGGGAAGAACGGGCCTTCATTCGTCATTTTTGGCGGGAACTGCAACGTATCTAA
- a CDS encoding VOC family protein has translation MGKSKLLRMDNIGIVVESLDEVVSFFIELGLTLEGRGMVEGEWAGRVTGLGSQRVEIAMMVTHDGYSRLELSRFITPPTVADHRNAPVNALGYLRVMFAVEDLDETLARLRKFDTQLVGEVVQYEDSYRLCYLRGPEGLLIGLAEPLGTN, from the coding sequence ATGGGAAAAAGTAAATTACTCCGAATGGACAATATCGGCATCGTGGTCGAATCCCTCGATGAGGTCGTCTCTTTTTTTATTGAGCTGGGTCTGACGCTCGAAGGGCGAGGCATGGTCGAAGGCGAATGGGCCGGGCGAGTCACCGGACTGGGCTCCCAGCGCGTTGAGATCGCCATGATGGTCACCCACGACGGTTACAGTCGGCTCGAGCTCTCCCGGTTTATTACCCCGCCTACCGTCGCCGATCATCGGAACGCTCCAGTGAACGCTCTTGGCTACCTACGGGTCATGTTCGCTGTGGAAGACCTTGACGAAACGCTCGCCCGTCTCCGTAAGTTCGACACGCAGCTGGTTGGCGAAGTGGTTCAGTATGAGGACTCCTATCGGCTTTGCTACCTCCGTGGTCCTGAAGGACTACTTATCGGACTGGCAGAACCACTTGGTACTAATTGA
- a CDS encoding helix-turn-helix transcriptional regulator, with product MKYQEFTPTGRLSAYVQCIYLFESDQLTGVDDIVFPGGSMEVIFNLGSGVWKTASQGLYRPTPVIELWGQLTKPLPIRSEGKNQMLGVRFYTHAITSFFREEIWELNDQVCNAIDFFGKSIYHLHERLLDTPLLTHRIDLVEQYLLSRLRQSKGPGIKTNLVGQIIRELQSDVLCEDIQSIASRYALSPRYLQTLFLRYTGVTPKVYHKLNRFQRSLKLVTRHEVSLTSIAYECGYFDQSHFIREFRSFTGLTPSDFLAESFPVSVALSNG from the coding sequence ATGAAGTACCAGGAATTCACACCCACCGGGAGACTTAGTGCTTATGTCCAATGTATCTATCTGTTCGAGTCGGATCAGTTGACAGGCGTTGATGATATTGTCTTTCCGGGTGGAAGTATGGAAGTAATCTTTAACCTAGGATCCGGCGTATGGAAGACGGCTTCTCAAGGTCTTTATAGGCCTACTCCTGTCATCGAATTGTGGGGCCAATTGACTAAACCGCTACCTATCCGGTCGGAAGGAAAAAATCAAATGCTGGGCGTGCGTTTCTATACGCACGCCATCACTTCTTTCTTCAGGGAAGAAATTTGGGAGCTGAATGATCAGGTTTGCAATGCCATCGACTTCTTCGGCAAATCTATTTACCACCTGCATGAGCGATTGTTGGATACGCCTTTGCTGACACATCGTATTGACCTGGTGGAACAGTATTTATTGAGCCGGTTGCGCCAATCGAAAGGGCCGGGTATCAAAACCAATTTAGTTGGCCAGATCATCAGAGAACTTCAGTCGGATGTACTTTGCGAGGATATCCAATCCATTGCCTCGCGGTACGCGTTGTCACCGCGTTATCTGCAAACCTTGTTCCTACGGTATACGGGTGTTACCCCCAAAGTTTATCATAAACTCAACCGCTTCCAACGAAGCCTTAAACTGGTCACCAGGCATGAAGTCTCCCTGACCAGCATTGCGTATGAATGCGGGTATTTCGACCAGTCTCATTTTATCCGTGAGTTTAGATCGTTTACGGGCTTAACGCCATCCGATTTTCTGGCCGAGTCGTTTCCCGTTTCAGTGGCATTGAGCAACGGGTAA
- a CDS encoding isocitrate lyase/PEP mutase family protein, giving the protein MNSYETFKRLHYNSTPFLLGNIWDVHSAKLVETKQYQAIGISSYALSNALGYEDGENLPFDILLQVAKKVVAAVNIPFTVDLEAGYSPTKEGIIGNINKLADIGVVGINLEDTVPGPSRQFQAAGQFESNLSAISDHISRNNVPIFVNVRTDGFLLGLPAALEETLTRAKAYEEAGADGIFVPGITNPSHIQQVVKTTALPVNVMCMPDLPGFAELGSLGVKRISMGPFLFNKVYEYAAKLANAIERDQNFLPLFA; this is encoded by the coding sequence ATGAATTCTTACGAAACATTTAAGCGATTGCACTACAATTCAACCCCTTTTTTACTGGGTAATATCTGGGATGTACATAGTGCAAAACTAGTTGAGACTAAACAGTACCAGGCCATTGGTATTTCCAGCTACGCCTTATCTAATGCCTTGGGATACGAGGACGGGGAGAATCTTCCGTTCGATATTCTGCTTCAGGTAGCTAAAAAAGTGGTCGCAGCCGTCAACATACCATTTACTGTTGATCTGGAAGCAGGCTACAGCCCGACTAAAGAAGGGATCATCGGGAATATCAACAAGTTGGCTGATATCGGCGTAGTTGGCATCAATCTAGAAGATACAGTTCCGGGGCCATCTCGCCAGTTTCAGGCTGCCGGGCAGTTTGAAAGCAACTTGTCCGCTATTTCAGATCACATCAGTCGCAACAACGTGCCCATATTTGTGAACGTCCGGACAGATGGCTTTTTGTTAGGTCTACCTGCCGCACTTGAAGAAACCCTTACCAGGGCCAAAGCTTATGAAGAGGCTGGTGCCGACGGTATTTTTGTTCCTGGCATCACCAATCCCTCGCATATTCAGCAGGTTGTCAAAACAACGGCACTCCCCGTAAATGTAATGTGTATGCCCGATCTGCCCGGATTTGCCGAACTTGGCTCTTTAGGCGTGAAACGGATCAGTATGGGACCCTTTTTATTTAATAAGGTGTACGAATACGCAGCCAAACTGGCGAATGCAATCGAAAGAGACCAGAATTTCCTGCCGCTATTCGCCTGA